CCAGTCGTTCGTGCGCATGCTGAAGCGGATCGCCGACGCCTGCCACATCGCCAACGTGCCGGTCACCGTGTGCGGCGACTTCGCCAGCCGCCCGCTCGAGGCGCTGTGCCTGCTCGGCATTGGATACTCCGAACTCTCCATGCCGCCGGCCGCCATTGGGCCGGTCAAAGCGGCCATCCGTGCAACAGACTTGGGACGGTTGCGCGCACGTCTATGGCCGAGACTTGAACCGGGACGCGGAAGCGACGACATTCGTCATCTGCTGTCACGCTTTGCGGACGCACACGACATCCCGGTCTAGGACCCAAACGAACACATGGCGCTTCGACAGCGGCTCGACGAGGTCGTCGACCGCTTCAACATCTTGGAACAACGTATGGCATCCGGCCCGGCGGCGGAGGAATTCGTCCGCCTGTCGCGCGAGTATGCCGAGCTGGAACCGCTGGTGAAACGCGTCGCCGCGCTGCGCGAGGCCGAGAAGGAGCTCGCCGGCATCGACGAGATGCTGCACGGCGACGACGAGCTCGCCGAGCTCGCCGAGGCCGAGCGCCCCGCCGTGCTCGACCGTATCGAGACCCTGTCGGACGATATCCGCGTCGCCCTCCTTCCCAAGGACGAGGCGGACACCAAGAGCGCCATCCTCGAGGTGCGTGCCGGAACCGGCGGCCAGGAGGCGGCCCTCTTCGCGGGCGACCTCTTTCGCATGTACGAGCGCTTTTCCGCGGAGAAGGGCTGGCGGGTCGAGGTGATGAGCCTGTCGGAGGGTGAGGCGGGGGGCTACAAGGAGATCATCGCCGCGGTGCGCGGCGACAGCGTCTTCGCCAAGCTGAAGTGGGAGTCGGGCGTGCACCGCGTCCAGCGCGTGCCGGCGACCGAGTCGGGCGGGCGCATCCACACCTCCGCCGCCACCGTCGCCGTCCTCCCCGAAGCCGAGGACGTCGACATCGACATCCCCGCCAACGACATCCGGATCGATACGATGCGCGCGTCCGGCGCGGGCGGGCAGCATGTGAACACCACCGATTCGGCGGTGCGAATCACCCACCTGCCGACCGGTATCGTGGTCACCTCCTCGGAGAAGTCGCAGCACCAGAACCGGGCGCGGGCGATGGAAGTGCTGCGCGCGCGCCTCTACGACATGCAGCGCCAGCAAGCCGCCGACGCGCGCGCCGCCGACCGCAAGACGCAGGTCGGCTCCGGCGACCGCTCCGAGCGCATCCGCACCTACAACTTCCCGCAAGGGCGGATGACCGACCACCGCATCAACTTGACCCTCTACAAGCTCGACGAGATCCTCTCGGGCGCGGCGCTGGGCGAGGTGATCGACGCGCTGGCGACCGACCACAACGCCAAACTCCTCGCCGAAGCCGATGCCTGAAAGCCGCGGCGTCATCTTCACCGGCGAGCCGGACCTCGGCCACCTCTACACCACGCTGCGGCGCCGCTTCCGCGAGGCGCAGATCTCCACCCCCGACCTCGACGCCCGCCTCCTGGTGACCGAGACGCTCGACGTCACGACGACGCAGCTCATCGCCAACCCGCGCATGGCGGTCGACGCCGATCAGGTCGCCGAGCTGGAGCGGCGGGCGCAGGAGCGGCTGGCGGGTCGCTCCATCGGCCGCATCCTCGGCCGTCGCGCCTTCTGGTCGCTCGACCTGCGCGTGACCGACGATACGCTGGAGCCGCGCCCCGAGACCGAGACGGTGGTGGAGCTGGCGCTCGCGGCCCTGGCGACACCGGACGCGCCGGCGCTGGTGGCCGACCTCGGTGTCGGGACCGGGGCGATCCTGTTGTCGATCCTGTCGGAGCGGCTGGGCGCGCACGGGGTCGGCGTCGACATCTCGTTCAAGGCGCTGATCGAGGCGCGGCGCAACGCCGAGCGCCACAACCTCGACCATAGGGCGATGTTCGTGCAGGCCAATTTCGGATCGGCGCTGGCGCAGCAGTTCGACCTCGTGGTCTCCAACCCGCCCTATATCACCACCGACGACATCGCCGGTCTGGACCGTGCGGTGCGCGACTTCGACCCGCTGCTGGCGCTCGACGGAGGCGAGGACGGGCTCAACGCCTACCGTGTCGTCTTCACCCACGCGCAGCACATGCTGCGGCCGGGCGGGACGCTGGTGGTCGAGATCGATCCGGCGGCGCGCGACGCGGTGATTGCAGAAGCCGAGCGCAGGGGGCTTGAAGTCGAGACGGTTGCGGACGATCTTAATGGTGATGCAAGGGCGGTGTCCCTGCGGCGCGGTATGGTTTGAGCGCCACAGTTGAGAAAACATCGGCCGATCCCATAATTAAGTATTGGAAAGGCAACGGTGAGCCGCTAACGTGCCGCCGTCGGCCGAGCGGTAACCGCATCCTCGGGCACCAGCCTTAGACTGCGAACGACCCGCATCGTGTGCCTGCCCCTTCAGTGGGGCGTCGTTATCACTGACGCCATCCTGGCGACGAACAAGCCCAGGCCCGCAAGCGGGCGCCGGGCCGCGTCGTCGTTTGGACGGCCAATGTGTGGTTCGCTGCTGAGGCGGCGTTCCGAACCGAACCGGACGAGGCTGTGGATCCACCAATATTCAGGATCCGTGGCGACGCTTAGGCGGACTATACCCCTGCTTAAGCGCACGAATCCGCGTTCAACCGTATGTTCCGGATCGAGAAGCGAGCTGATGAGACCTAACAACCCGAGCAAGCGTCTTCGTGGTCGCAGCCGGAGCAAAGGCGGCGGCAATCCGCTGTCGCGCTCCTACGAGTCGAACGGCCCCGACGTTAAGATCCGGGGTTCGGCTTTGCAGGTGGCTGACAAGTACGCCCAGCTCGCGCGTGATGCGCAATCTGCGGGCGACCGTGTGATGGCGGAGAACTATTTCCAACACGCCGAACATTATTATCGGATCGTCGCCGCCGCTTACGAGCAGAGCGGCCAACAACAACCCCGCGGCGAGCGTCACGGCGACGACCGCCACGGCGACAACCGTCACCGCGGCAACGAGCAGCCGAACATCAACGGCTTCGACGGCATGGACGACGACGATGACGACGGGTCCATCCGCGTCAACGGTTCACGCTCCCACGGCCGCGACGACGAGCAAGACGAGGCGCCCGTTCGCGCCAATCACCGCAACGGCGGCTCCAACGGGGCCAACGGCTCCCACGCGGCGGCCCGTGACGATGACGACGACGCGGCCGATCCCGCCCAGGCCCCTCAGCCCGACGTGACCCCCACGCCGGCCGAGTTGGATGCATCCGCCGACGTCAAGGCCGAGGACGACGCGTCCGACGCTGACGGCGACGAAGGCGACGCCAAGGCCAAGAAGGCCGCCAAGCCGAAGACCCCGCGCCGCCGGACCACCACGCCGCGCACGCGTGCCCCGCGCACCCGGCGCACCGAGGCGTCCGCCGACGCCGCGCCGCAGCCCGCGGCCGAGACCGGCGAGAGCAACTGACGCCGCAGCGCGGGCCCCGGCCCGCGCGCCCCACCGCACCGGAGCCGGATCGCGGGCCTCACGCCCGGAGTTCCGGCTTTCGGCGTTCATGAAGGGGGCCTCCCGCCTTTGCCTGGCGGTTCGCTCGGCTGTCAGAGCAGGCAGAGTTCCAGGAGGTCGCGGCGCATCGCGGCGGGCATCGCCTCGTCCATCGCGGCGGCCGAGACGTCCACCGGCGCCTCGTCGGCCCTGAGGTAGCGCCATCCCTGGAAGGGGCGGCAGGGCCGCGGCCGCACCGCCACCACGTCCGGCGCCAGGAGGATGTGCACCCGCGCTACGCCCGACGCGTCGTTGAACGGCTCGATGCCCACCACGCGCTGGCGCGCCTGCACGCTTCCCTTGATCACCCAGTAGAGGCTGCCGTCCGCCAGCACTTCGTCGACCCGCTTGGGGGCGGTGCGCGTGGTGATTCGCATCGCCTGGCGCGAATCACTTCCCGCACGACGCTCGGCCGATTGCCGCAGCGCGTCGATGCTGGAAACGCCGACACATAGCTTGAGAAGATGCACCGTCATTCCACTGGGTTAGGCCCGGCCCCCCGGCGCCGGCAAGCTCGTCCACATGCCTGATGCCCGCTGTCCACCGCTTGTCACATTCGATCTGTTAGGCTTGTTGCGAGGCGGTAGCGCTCTGTTCATGCACCAAATAGGTATGGTAGCAGGCGCGACAGATCGATGAAGCGTGACGGCACGAGGTCGGGAATGGGATCCGAGGACGAACCTGACGTGCGCAAGTACCGCACGCTCTTCCTCTCCGACATCCACCTCGGCACCCGAGGATGCCAGGCGGAGCTGCTGCTCGACTTCCTGCGTCACCATGATGCCGAGAAGATCTACCTGGTGGGCGACATCATCGACGGATGGCGCCTGAAGAAGACCTGGTACTGGCCCCAGTCCCACAACGACGTGGTACAGAAGATCCTGCGCAAGGGCCGCAAGGGCGCCGAGATCGTCTACCTTCCCGGCAATCACGACGAGTTCCTGCGCGACTATGTCGGCACCCATTTCGGTGGGGTCGAGGTGGTCGACTCGGCGATCCACCACACCGCCGACGGGCGCAAACTTCTCATCATTCACGGCGACCAGTTCGACGTCGTCGTGCGTCATGCGAAGTGGCTCGCCTTCCTGGGCGACTGGGCCTACGTCACGACGCTGGCGATCAACACCTGGATCAACATCGTCCGCCGCAAGCTGGGGCTGACCTACTGGTCGCTGTCGGCCTGGGCGAAGTTGAAGGTGAAGAACGCGGTGTCCTTCATCGGCAAGTTCGAAGAGGCGCTCTCGTCCGAGGCGAAGCGCCGCGGCGCGGACGGCGTCGTGTGCGGCCACATCCACCATGCGACCATGCACGACATGCACGGCACGCATTACATCAACACCGGGGACTGGGTGGAGAGCTGCACCGCCGTGGGCGAGCGCGAGGACGGAACCTTCGAGCTGATCCGCTGGACGCGGCTGGCCGACCGCCATCCGACCCGCGCCGTGGCGCCGACGTCGCGCTCACAGGCGGCATGACGCAACGGAAGATTCCGCGATGACGCGCCTCGCCCTCGTGACCGACGCTTGGCACCCGCAGGTGAACGGTGTGGTCCGAACCCTCGATACGACGCGCCAGGAGCTGATCAAGCTCGGCATCGACGTCTACATGATCACGCCGTCGGACTATCGCACGGTGCCGATGCCGACCTATCCGGAGATCCGCCTCGCGGTGACGACGCCGTGGCGCGTGTCGCGCGCGATCGACGAGGTGCGGCCGGACTACGTGCATATCGCCACCGAGGGGCCGCTCGGGATGATCGCGCGGCGGTGGTGCCGCAAGAACAACATCGGCTACACCACGAGCTACCACACGCGCTTTCCCGAATATGTGCGAGCCCGCGCGCCGATCCCGATGTCGTGGTCCTACGCCTTCGTGCGCTCGTTCCACAACGCGGGCGTCGGCTGCATGGTCTCCAACACGACGCTGGAGCGCGAGCTGGCGGCCTGGGGCTTCCAGCGCCTGGTGCGCTGGGTGCGCGGGGTCGACACCGTGACGTTCAATCCCGACGTGCCGCCCGCGCTGCCGGACCTTCCGAAGCCCGTCTTCCTCTACGTCGGCCGGGTCGCGGTGGAGAAGAACATCGGCGCCTTCCTCGACCTCGACCTTCCCGGCACCAAGCTCGTGGTGGGCGACGGCCCGGCGCTGCCGACGTTGAAGGCGAAGTATCCGGACGCAGTCTTCACCGGCAACCGCGTTGGCGAGGAGCTGACGGCGCACTACACCTCCGCCGACGTCTTCGTCTTCCCCAGCATGACCGACACGTGGGGCCTCGTGCAGATGGAGGCGCTCGCCTGCGGCGTCCCCGTCGCCGCGTTCCCGACGATGGGCCCGCTCGACGTCATCGCCGATTCGGGAACCGGGGCGCTGGACTGGGACTTGAGACAGGCGTGCCTCGACGCGTTGTCGATCCCGCGCGACCGCTGCCGATCGTATGCCGAACAGTTCTCCTGGGAATCCAGCGTCAAGCAGTTCTGGGAGAACCTGCAACGGGCGAACGGCATCGAAATCGCCGCCAACTAACGGAGCGAACCTCATGCCCGGCCCCACGTTCGACGCTCTTTGCACCCACAAGAAGAGCCTCGACGGGTTCCATCTGCGCGACGCCTTCTCCGCCGATCCCGGCCGCGCCGCCCGCTTCGCGCTGACCGAGGGCGACCTCCTCCTCGACTATTCCAAGAACATCGTCACCGACGAGACGATGGCACTCCTCGTCGAGCGCGCCCGCGCGGCCGGCCTCGAGGCCAAGCGCGACGCGATGTTCGCCGGCGAGCCGATCAACCTGACCGAGGGCCGCGCCGTCCTCCACGTGGCGCTGCGCGGCGAGGGGCCGTTCGCCATCGACGGGCGCGACGTGTCGGCCGACGTCGCGGAGGTGCTGGACCGCGTCACCGCGTTCGCCGACGGGGTCCGCTCCAACGCGATCGTCGCCGCCGACGGCCAGCCGTTCACCGACGTCGTCAACATCGGCATCGGCGGCTCGGACCTCGGCCCGCGGATGGTGGTGCGCGCGCTGTCGCCCTACCGCGACGGCGGGCCCGACGTGCACTTCGTCGCCAACGTCGACGGAGCCGACATCGCCGACACGCTCGCCCGGCTCGACCCGGCGCGCACCCTCTTCCTCATCGCCTCGAAGACATTCACCACACAGGAGACGATGACCAACGCCGCGACCGCGCGTCAATGGATCGTCGACGGCGTGGGCGAGGCGGCGGTCGGCGACCACTTCGCCGCGATCTCCACCGCGCTCGACAAGGTGGCCAAGTTCGGCATCTCCGAGGACCGCGTCTTCGGGTTCTGGGACTGGGTCGGCGGGCGCTACTCGGTCTGGTCGGCGATCGGCCTGTCGGTCGCGATCGCCATCGGCGGCGCCGGCTTTCGCGCCTTCCTCGCCGGCGGCGCGGCGGCGGACGAGCATTTCCGCACCCGGCCGCTCGCCGAGAACATCCCCGTCGTCATGGGGCTGCTGGGCGACTGGTACCGCACCTTCTTCGGCTACGGCGCCTACGCCATCCTTCCCTACGACCAGCGCCTCGTCGAGTTCGCGGCCCACCTCCAGCAGGTGGACATGGAATCGAACGGCAAGCGGGTCCACCGCGACGGTTCGCCGGTCGCCGAGCCGACCGGGCCGGTGATCTTCGGCGAGCCCGGCACCAACGGGCAGCACGCCTTCTACCAGCTCCTCCACCAGGGCACCGACCCGGTCCCGGTGGACATCCTCGTCGCCGCCAAACCGCACGAGGCGCTGTCGGACCATCACGCCAAGCTCGTCGCCAACGCGCTGGCGCAAACGCAGGCGCTGATGCGCGGCCGCACCCTCGAGGAGGCGCGCGAGCAGCTCCTCGCCAAGGGGATGGACGCGGCCGAGGCGGACCGCCTGGCGCCGCACCGCGTCTTCCCCGGCAACCGCCCGTCCAACACGCTGGCCTACCAGGCGCTCGACCCGTTCACCCTCGGCCGGCTCCTCGCCTTCTACGAGCACAAGGTGTTCGTGCAGGGCGCGCTGTGGGACATCAACTCGTTCGACCAATGGGGCGTGGAGCTCGGCAAGGAGCTCGCCGGGGTGCTGCTGCCGGCCATCAAGGGCGAGACCAGCCCCGACCTCGACGGCTCGACCGCGCAGCTCCTCGCCCACCTGCGGGGCGCGTGAGCGGCCTCAGAGTTCGATCTTTTGCACCGAGGAATCGGCGAGGAAGTGGTGGATCGTGTTGAGCCACAGGACGTACTTCACGACCCCGTCGGCGTCGCGCTGCACCAGCCAGTCCTCGCCGACGACGCAGCGCAGCGGCGGCTGCTTTTCGTCCTTGAAGTGCCCCTCCCAGTAGAAGGTGCCGATCGCGCGGGCCCGGTCCGGCGCCTCGCCGAGCGGCGTCACCACGAAATCGCCCAGCCGCAGCACCTGACGGCGAAACTGGGTGTGGTAGGCGCCATGCTCATCCAGCGTCATCGACAGGCCCTGGTGCTGCACGTAGATGCGCGGCTCCGGGTGAAGGAACATCGCCTTGCGTTCGGCGATGCCGCCGCCATCCTCGCGGCGCAGCGTATCGCACCACCGCTCGCCCAGCGCGAGCACCTCGTCGAGCGTGATTGCCACGGCCCCTCCTCCCACAAACATCCATGCATCGACCGCCTTGTGTCCGACTCGGCCACGCGCTTCAAGGTCATGGCAAATCGCCGGGGGCGGCGCACTTTGATGACCGAGCCGGTGGCGCAGCGTCGGTGCTTCGACTAACGTGCCACCACAACAATCGGAGGACCCCGATGAACGATATGACGATGGCTAAGTTCGGAATGGGCGCGTCGGCTCAACGCGTTGAAGACCAGGCGCTCATCACCGGCCATGGTCAGTACACGGCGGACGTGACGCCCGAGGGCACGCTCTATGCAGTGGTGCTGCGCTCGCCGATCGCCGCGGGGTCGTTCAAGATCAACGATATCGAAGCCGCCAAGGCCGCGCCCGGCGTCCACCTCGTGATGACCTATGCCGATATCGGCGAACCGCTTGCCCCGCTTCCCTGCCGGGCCGCCTACAAGCAGGAAGACGGCACGCCGACGCAGGTCTACCCCCGCTACTCGCTGGCGAAGGACGAGGTGCGCCACATCGGCGACCCCGTGGCGATGATCGTGGCCGACAGTGTCGCCGCCGCCAACGACGCCGCCGAGCTGATCGACATCGACTGGAACCAGACCGACAGCGTGACCGACGCGGCGGCCGCGCTGGAAGACGGCGCCCCGCTGGTGTGGCCCGCGCACGGCTCCAACCTCGCCTTCCGCTACGGCGTCGGCAACCGGGAAGGCACCGAGGAGGCGTTCGCCAAGGCGACCAGGTTCGCCAAGCTCGACCTCCACAACAACCGCCTCGTCACCAACTACATGGAGACGCGCGGCGCGCTGGGGCAGTACGACGCCACCACCGGCCGCTACACGCTGACCGCCGGCACCCAGGGTGGCCACGGCATGCGCGGCGTCCTCGCCGAAATCCTGAAGACCGACGAGGCCAATATCCGCGTCGTCACGCCCGACGTCGGCGGCGGCTTCGGCACCAAGATCTTCGTCTATCCCGAGTACCCGGCCGTCATGCACGCCGCCAAGATGCTCGGCCGTCCGGTGAAGTGGATCTGCGGCCGCTCCGAGGCCTTCATGTCCGACAGCCAGGGCCGCGACAACGTCACCACCGCGGAAGTGGCGATGGACGACACCGGCCGCTTCCTGGCGCTGCGGGTCGACCTCAAGGCCAACATGGGCGGCTACCTCGCCCAGTTCGCGCCGCACATTCCGTTCGTCGGCTCGTCGATGGCGCCGGGCGTCTACGCCTTCCCGGTGATGTACGTTGCCGTGAAGGGCGTCTACACCAACACCGTGCCGACCGACGCCTACCGCGGCGCCGGGCGCCCCGAGGCCGCCTACACCATCGAGCGCCTCGTCGAAGAGGCGGCGCATGTGATGAGCCTTTCGCCGGAGGAGATCCGCCGGCGCAACTTCATCAAGCCCGAAGAGATGCCCTTCAAGACCGCCGCCGGCCGCACCTACGACACCGGCGAGTTCGACGGACACATGTCCCGCGCGATGGAGGTCATCGACTGGGACGGCTTCGACGAGCGCAAGGCCGAGAGCACGGCGCGCGGCGCGATCCGCGGCATCGGCATGGCGACCTACATCGAGGCGTGCGCCTTCCCCGGCTCCGAGCGCGCCGAGATCGAGCTGGCGCCCGACGGCAAGATGACGCTGATGATCGGCACCCAGACCAACGGTCAGGGCCACGCCACCTCCTACACGCAGATCATCGCCGACCGCCTGGGCGTCGCCCCGGAGAACATCACCGTCATCCAGGGCGACACGGACCGGGTGAAGACCGGCGGCGGCACAGGCGGCTCGCGCTCGATCCCGCTGGGTCTTCCGTCGGTGGACGTCGCGTCGGTGGAGATGTCGACCAAGCTGAAGGAACTCGCGTCCGACAAGCTGGAGGCCTCCGCCGACGACCTCGAGTTCTCGGGCGGGTCGGTCCGCATCGTCGGTACCGACCGCTCGGTGACGTTCGCGGAGCTGGCCGAGTCGGCCGGCGGCCTCACCTCCGAGGGCCGCGTGCAGCAGGACGAGCCGACCTTCCCCAACGGCTCGCACATCTGCGAGCTCGAGATCGACAAGGCGACCGGCAAGGTGGCCATCCTGCGCTACGTCATCGTCGACGACTTCGGTGCCACGGTGAACCCGATGCTGCTGCAGGGTCAGGTCCACGGCGGTATCGTCCAGGGCATCGGCCAGGCCCTCTACGAGCGCACCGTCTACGACGAGGACGGCCAGCTCCTGTCGGCCTCGCTGCTCGATTATTGCGTGCCGCGCGCCGACGACGTACCGTTCTTCCACTTCGAGACGCGCAACGTGCCGTCCAAGCACAATGCGATGGGCATCAAGGGCGCGGGCGAGGCCGGCACCATCGGCGCCGCCCCGGCGGTGATGAACGCCATCTGCAACGCGCTGTGGACGAACTGCGGCGTCTCGCACGTGGACATGCCGGCGACGCCGGACGTCCTGTGGCGCATCATCAGCCAGGCGTCGGCCAAGGCGGCCTGAGCCGGGCCACGACCGGCGCGGACGACCTCCGCCCGCGCCACCCTCCCCGCCCCGATCAGCGCAACGCGGTCGGGGCGATGGCGGCCACGGCGGCTCCCTCGGTCAGCAGCGGCGTGATCCGGCGGACGGTGACGCGGCGGTTGCGGCGGTCCGGCTCGTCGGTCTCCACCTTCAGCGCCTCCTCGCCGTACCCGTGGGTGACGAAGTTCTCCGGCGGAATGTCGAACGCCTCGGTCAGCAGGCGGGCCACGGCCTCGGCGCGCTCATCGCTCAGCTTCATGTTTTCGATCGGGTGGCCCTGCGCGTCCGTGTGCCCCTCGATCAGGAAGACCTCGCGCGGATCGGCCGCCACCGCCGCGGCGATCGACGCGCCCACCAGCTCCAGCACCGCCAGTTCGTCGGTCGACAGGGTCGCCGAGTTCGTCTCGAAGGTGATCGTATCGACATCGATCGCCGGCATCATGCCGCGCAGCGCAGGGTCGGTGAGGATCTGGTTCAGCGTGAAGGCGCGGCGCAGGTTGCCGCTGGGCTCGGCGGTCGCGGCGCGGTAGAGCGCGTCGAGGGAGGAGACCGCGGCGTCGACCTCCCCGGCGGGGACCGCGTCGAACGCGTCGGCGGCGATGGCGGTGTCGGCCGAGGCGTCCTGCGCCAGCCAGATCGGCAGGTTGTTGAAGAACATCGTCTCCGCGCCGTCCGCGTCCACCCGCGAGCGGCGGATGGGGACGCCGTTGGCGTCGCGCAGGGTGCGCACCGTGCTGCCGTCGCGCCGCGCGACGACGCTCTCGCTCCAGCCGTTGTCGTACGCGAATTCGCGAACGGCGGCGGCCTTCCAGTGGAAGCGCCGGCTCTCGCGCCGGTTGGCGACCAAGGTGTTGCGCCCGTCCGTTCCGGCGAAGATCGAGAAACGCTCGTCCTGGTCCACCAGATCGCCCCAGCGCAGCATGCCGAGCGGGCCGAGTGCGCCCTCGCGGCCCGGGGCGTTCGTGGTGATGCGGGCGGCGGCGCGGCTCTCCCACAGCCGCTGGTTCTCTTCGCGCGCCAACCGGGCGGCCTGCGCACCGGGAGCGGGCGGGAGACGGTCGAGATATTGGGCGAGCGCGGTCCTGGCCGGGCGCTGCTTGGCGGCGAGGCGTTGCGCCCGGCGCTGCTCGCCCCCGTCCACCGTCGCCTCTCCGACGAGACGGCGCCCGCCGAAGCCCCGCCCCGCGCGTGGCGTGCCGGCGCCGCCGAACGGCCCGGCGCTCAGCCCGCCGGGCGCCGGTCCGGTCGCCCCGTCGATTGCGCCCTCGGCCCGCCATGGCTCGGTGCCGCCGCCGTCCTTGCGCAGCGCCTCGAGGCGTGCGCGGCGCCGTTCCTCCTGCTCGCGGCCGCGCGCATGACGCAGCCGGTCGAGCTCCCGCTTGCGCGCCTCGACAGCGGCACGCCCGGTCGCCTTCTCCTCCGCCCCGAACTGCACCGCGCTGATGCCCGCGCCCGCCGACGGCGCCGCGAGGCGTGCCGGCGCCCCGGCCAGCGCGGCGAGCGGAAACGCGAGGAGCGCGAGGGCGAGAGCGAGGGTCGGAGCGTGCACGGGTGGGACCTCGTCGGTGTCGACACCGGCCTATCCCACCATCACAGCCTTTCGGCACGCTGTGCCCGCCGGGCCGGCGGGCGGTGGCGCCGCCTCAGCGCAACGTGGTCAGCGTGCGCGCCACCGCGTCGTTCCACAGGCCGATGAGGCGCGAGCGCTCCGCCTCGGCCATCTGCGGCTCGAACCGCCGGTCGCGGTGCCAGCCGGCGGCGAAGCCCTCGGCGCCGGGCCACACGCCGGCGTGCATCCCCGCCAGCCACGCCGCCCCCAGCGCCGTCGTCTCGTTGATCGACGGCCGGTCGACCGGCGCGCCGAGCACATCCGCCAGCCGCTGCATCGCCCAATCCGACGCGACCATCCCACCGTCGACCCGCAGCACCGTGTCACGTGCGCCGGCCCAGTCGCGATGCATGGCGTGGATGAGGTCGTGCGTCTGCAACGCGACGCTCTCCAGCGCCGCCTTGGCGAGCTCGGCCGGGCCGGTGGAGCGGGTGATGCCGAAGATCGCCCCGCGCGCGTCGGCGTCCCAATGCGGCG
This portion of the Acuticoccus sp. I52.16.1 genome encodes:
- a CDS encoding DUF4167 domain-containing protein, producing the protein MRPNNPSKRLRGRSRSKGGGNPLSRSYESNGPDVKIRGSALQVADKYAQLARDAQSAGDRVMAENYFQHAEHYYRIVAAAYEQSGQQQPRGERHGDDRHGDNRHRGNEQPNINGFDGMDDDDDDGSIRVNGSRSHGRDDEQDEAPVRANHRNGGSNGANGSHAAARDDDDDAADPAQAPQPDVTPTPAELDASADVKAEDDASDADGDEGDAKAKKAAKPKTPRRRTTTPRTRAPRTRRTEASADAAPQPAAETGESN
- the pgi gene encoding glucose-6-phosphate isomerase, with translation MPGPTFDALCTHKKSLDGFHLRDAFSADPGRAARFALTEGDLLLDYSKNIVTDETMALLVERARAAGLEAKRDAMFAGEPINLTEGRAVLHVALRGEGPFAIDGRDVSADVAEVLDRVTAFADGVRSNAIVAADGQPFTDVVNIGIGGSDLGPRMVVRALSPYRDGGPDVHFVANVDGADIADTLARLDPARTLFLIASKTFTTQETMTNAATARQWIVDGVGEAAVGDHFAAISTALDKVAKFGISEDRVFGFWDWVGGRYSVWSAIGLSVAIAIGGAGFRAFLAGGAAADEHFRTRPLAENIPVVMGLLGDWYRTFFGYGAYAILPYDQRLVEFAAHLQQVDMESNGKRVHRDGSPVAEPTGPVIFGEPGTNGQHAFYQLLHQGTDPVPVDILVAAKPHEALSDHHAKLVANALAQTQALMRGRTLEEAREQLLAKGMDAAEADRLAPHRVFPGNRPSNTLAYQALDPFTLGRLLAFYEHKVFVQGALWDINSFDQWGVELGKELAGVLLPAIKGETSPDLDGSTAQLLAHLRGA
- a CDS encoding DUF1489 family protein gives rise to the protein MTVHLLKLCVGVSSIDALRQSAERRAGSDSRQAMRITTRTAPKRVDEVLADGSLYWVIKGSVQARQRVVGIEPFNDASGVARVHILLAPDVVAVRPRPCRPFQGWRYLRADEAPVDVSAAAMDEAMPAAMRRDLLELCLL
- the prfA gene encoding peptide chain release factor 1 produces the protein MALRQRLDEVVDRFNILEQRMASGPAAEEFVRLSREYAELEPLVKRVAALREAEKELAGIDEMLHGDDELAELAEAERPAVLDRIETLSDDIRVALLPKDEADTKSAILEVRAGTGGQEAALFAGDLFRMYERFSAEKGWRVEVMSLSEGEAGGYKEIIAAVRGDSVFAKLKWESGVHRVQRVPATESGGRIHTSAATVAVLPEAEDVDIDIPANDIRIDTMRASGAGGQHVNTTDSAVRITHLPTGIVVTSSEKSQHQNRARAMEVLRARLYDMQRQQAADARAADRKTQVGSGDRSERIRTYNFPQGRMTDHRINLTLYKLDEILSGAALGEVIDALATDHNAKLLAEADA
- the prmC gene encoding peptide chain release factor N(5)-glutamine methyltransferase, encoding MPESRGVIFTGEPDLGHLYTTLRRRFREAQISTPDLDARLLVTETLDVTTTQLIANPRMAVDADQVAELERRAQERLAGRSIGRILGRRAFWSLDLRVTDDTLEPRPETETVVELALAALATPDAPALVADLGVGTGAILLSILSERLGAHGVGVDISFKALIEARRNAERHNLDHRAMFVQANFGSALAQQFDLVVSNPPYITTDDIAGLDRAVRDFDPLLALDGGEDGLNAYRVVFTHAQHMLRPGGTLVVEIDPAARDAVIAEAERRGLEVETVADDLNGDARAVSLRRGMV
- a CDS encoding glycosyltransferase family 1 protein, with the translated sequence MTRLALVTDAWHPQVNGVVRTLDTTRQELIKLGIDVYMITPSDYRTVPMPTYPEIRLAVTTPWRVSRAIDEVRPDYVHIATEGPLGMIARRWCRKNNIGYTTSYHTRFPEYVRARAPIPMSWSYAFVRSFHNAGVGCMVSNTTLERELAAWGFQRLVRWVRGVDTVTFNPDVPPALPDLPKPVFLYVGRVAVEKNIGAFLDLDLPGTKLVVGDGPALPTLKAKYPDAVFTGNRVGEELTAHYTSADVFVFPSMTDTWGLVQMEALACGVPVAAFPTMGPLDVIADSGTGALDWDLRQACLDALSIPRDRCRSYAEQFSWESSVKQFWENLQRANGIEIAAN
- a CDS encoding UDP-2,3-diacylglucosamine diphosphatase, coding for MGSEDEPDVRKYRTLFLSDIHLGTRGCQAELLLDFLRHHDAEKIYLVGDIIDGWRLKKTWYWPQSHNDVVQKILRKGRKGAEIVYLPGNHDEFLRDYVGTHFGGVEVVDSAIHHTADGRKLLIIHGDQFDVVVRHAKWLAFLGDWAYVTTLAINTWINIVRRKLGLTYWSLSAWAKLKVKNAVSFIGKFEEALSSEAKRRGADGVVCGHIHHATMHDMHGTHYINTGDWVESCTAVGEREDGTFELIRWTRLADRHPTRAVAPTSRSQAA